Proteins encoded together in one Cicer arietinum cultivar CDC Frontier isolate Library 1 chromosome 4, Cicar.CDCFrontier_v2.0, whole genome shotgun sequence window:
- the LOC101514553 gene encoding uncharacterized protein: MMTSVKELVRPPSGRAVGIFKVDIDKRWCDCGEFQALHYPCSHVIAACSFIHHDYMMYVSSKYTLQCIFDVYKEEFPAIPLQSYWQEYNGTELCHNLAMRRDPKGRPQCTRIHTEMDQREKNTHPNRN, from the exons ATGATGACATCAG TTAAGGAGTTGGTTCGTCCACCAAGCGGTCGTGCTGTAGGGATATTCAAGGTAGACATCGACAAAAGATGGTGCGATTGTGGTGAATTTCAAGCATTACACTATCCATGTTCACATGTCATTGCCGCTTGTTCGTTTATTCACCATGACTACATGATGTATGTGTCTTCTAAGTATACATTGCAATGTATCTTTGACGTTTACAAGGAAGAGTTCCCAGCAATTCCTCTTCAATCATATTGGCAAGAATACAATGGAACAGAGTTGTGCCACAATCTAGCCATGAGAAGAGATCCAAAAGGTCGTCCACAGTGTACTCGTATTCATACTGAAATGGATCAACGAGAGAAAAACACACACCCCAATAGAAATTag
- the LOC101509917 gene encoding tubulin-folding cofactor B isoform X2, giving the protein MASSLQKIERGESVLLRVTHSNLKTFNPDIRFSYQLTMEAVKEKVWKKCGTSVDSMILELYDEDGSKVADPNDNSLPLGFFSPLDGYRLHVIDLDPASVTSGGWLEDTSLVEKYEISEEAYNKRGDTFRKYREKLTSQVPSTVEAKTPDTYMEDICANIKVGSRCEVEPGAKRGVVKFVGRAEPLGPGFWVGVQYDEPLGKHDGMVKGVRYFQCPPSHGGMIRPDKVKVGDYPERDPFEEDEI; this is encoded by the exons ATGGCGTCAAGCTTGCAGAAAATTGAACGAGGCGAGTCCGTCCTTTTGCGAGTCACTCATTCCAATCTCAAAACTTTCAACCCCGACATTCGCTTCTCCTATCAG CTTACAATGGAAGCCGTGAAGGAGAAGGTTTGGAAAAAATGCGGTACTTCCGTCGACTCAATGATACTCGAACTATACGACGAAGATGGTAGCAAAGTCGCTGATCCAAATGATAATTCTTTACCTCTTGGATTCTTTTCTCCCCTTGATGG GTATCGTTTGCATGTCATTGATCTTGATCCAGCATCTGTTACATCTGGTGGATGGTTGGAAGATACTTCATTGGTGGAAAAATacgaaatttctgaagaagcaTATAATAAGCGAGGAG ACACTTTCAGAAAATATAGGGAGAAGTTAACTTCTCAAGTTCCATCGACTGTTGAAGCCAAG ACACCAGACACCTACATGGAAGACATATGCGCTAATATAAAG GTAGGATCCAGATGTGAAGTTGAACCTGGAGCAAAAAGAGGTGTTGTAAAATTTGTTGGTCGGGCCGAACCACTGGGTCCTGGTTTTTGGGTTGGAGTTCAATATGATGAACCCTTGGGAAAACACGACGGCAT GGTCAAAGGAGTACGCTACTTCCAATGCCCTCCATCTCACGGTGGAATGATTAGGCCAGATAAAGTGAAG GTTGGTGACTACCCTGAAAGAGATCCATTTGAAGAGGATGAAATTTGA
- the LOC101509917 gene encoding tubulin-folding cofactor B isoform X1, with protein sequence MASSLQKIERGESVLLRVTHSNLKTFNPDIRFSYQLTMEAVKEKVWKKCGTSVDSMILELYDEDGSKVADPNDNSLPLGFFSPLDGYRLHVIDLDPASVTSGGWLEDTSLVEKYEISEEAYNKRGADTFRKYREKLTSQVPSTVEAKTPDTYMEDICANIKVGSRCEVEPGAKRGVVKFVGRAEPLGPGFWVGVQYDEPLGKHDGMVKGVRYFQCPPSHGGMIRPDKVKVGDYPERDPFEEDEI encoded by the exons ATGGCGTCAAGCTTGCAGAAAATTGAACGAGGCGAGTCCGTCCTTTTGCGAGTCACTCATTCCAATCTCAAAACTTTCAACCCCGACATTCGCTTCTCCTATCAG CTTACAATGGAAGCCGTGAAGGAGAAGGTTTGGAAAAAATGCGGTACTTCCGTCGACTCAATGATACTCGAACTATACGACGAAGATGGTAGCAAAGTCGCTGATCCAAATGATAATTCTTTACCTCTTGGATTCTTTTCTCCCCTTGATGG GTATCGTTTGCATGTCATTGATCTTGATCCAGCATCTGTTACATCTGGTGGATGGTTGGAAGATACTTCATTGGTGGAAAAATacgaaatttctgaagaagcaTATAATAAGCGAGGAG CAGACACTTTCAGAAAATATAGGGAGAAGTTAACTTCTCAAGTTCCATCGACTGTTGAAGCCAAG ACACCAGACACCTACATGGAAGACATATGCGCTAATATAAAG GTAGGATCCAGATGTGAAGTTGAACCTGGAGCAAAAAGAGGTGTTGTAAAATTTGTTGGTCGGGCCGAACCACTGGGTCCTGGTTTTTGGGTTGGAGTTCAATATGATGAACCCTTGGGAAAACACGACGGCAT GGTCAAAGGAGTACGCTACTTCCAATGCCCTCCATCTCACGGTGGAATGATTAGGCCAGATAAAGTGAAG GTTGGTGACTACCCTGAAAGAGATCCATTTGAAGAGGATGAAATTTGA